A region of Sugiyamaella lignohabitans strain CBS 10342 chromosome A, complete sequence DNA encodes the following proteins:
- the BUD6 gene encoding Bud6p (Actin- and formin-interacting protein; participates in actin cable assembly and organization as a nucleation-promoting factor (NPF) for formins Bni1p and Bnr1p; a triple helical coiled-coil domain in the C-terminal region interacts with Bni1p; involved in polarized cell growth; isolated as bipolar budding mutant; potential Cdc28p substrate; GO_component: GO:0005935 - cellular bud neck [Evidence IDA] [PMID 11071900]; GO_component: GO:0005935 - cellular bud neck [Evidence IDA] [PMID 23671312]; GO_component: GO:0005935 - cellular bud neck [Evidence IDA] [PMID 9247651]; GO_component: GO:0005934 - cellular bud tip [Evidence IDA] [PMID 11071900]; GO_component: GO:0005934 - cellular bud tip [Evidence IDA] [PMID 23671312]; GO_component: GO:0005934 - cellular bud tip [Evidence IDA] [PMID 9247651]; GO_component: GO:0000131 - incipient cellular bud site [Evidence IDA] [PMID 11071900]; GO_component: GO:0000131 - incipient cellular bud site [Evidence IDA] [PMID 9247651]; GO_component: GO:0043332 - mating projection tip [Evidence IDA] [PMID 19053807]; GO_component: GO:0043332 - mating projection tip [Evidence IDA] [PMID 9082982]; GO_component: GO:0000133 - polarisome [Evidence IDA] [PMID 9632790]; GO_component: GO:0005628 - prospore membrane [Evidence IDA] [PMID 24390141]; GO_component: GO:0005816 - spindle pole body [Evidence IDA] [PMID 17416900]; GO_function: GO:0003779 - actin binding [Evidence IDA] [PMID 7719850]; GO_function: GO:0003779 - actin binding [Evidence IDA] [PMID 9247651]; GO_function: GO:0005519 - cytoskeletal regulatory protein binding [Evidence IPI] [PMID 15923184]; GO_function: GO:0005519 - cytoskeletal regulatory protein binding [Evidence IDA] [PMID 9082982]; GO_function: GO:0008047 - enzyme activator activity [Evidence IMP] [PMID 23671312]; GO_process: GO:0051017 - actin filament bundle assembly [Evidence IGI,IMP] [PMID 23671312]; GO_process: GO:0030953 - astral microtubule organization [Evidence IMP] [PMID 22608510]; GO_process: GO:0007121 - bipolar cellular bud site selection [Evidence IMP] [PMID 8657162]; GO_process: GO:0007121 - bipolar cellular bud site selection [Evidence IMP] [PMID 9247651]; GO_process: GO:0007118 - budding cell apical bud growth [Evidence IGI,IMP] [PMID 10866679]; GO_process: GO:0030010 - establishment of cell polarity [Evidence IMP] [PMID 9247651]; GO_process: GO:0034652 - extrachromosomal circular DNA localization involved in cell aging [Evidence IMP] [PMID 18660802]; GO_process: GO:2000251 - positive regulation of actin cytoskeleton reorganization [Evidence IGI,IMP] [PMID 17237521]; GO_process: GO:0090338 - positive regulation of formin-nucleated actin cable assembly [Evidence IDA,IGI] [PMID 14657240]; GO_process: GO:0090338 - positive regulation of formin-nucleated actin cable assembly [Evidence IDA] [PMID 15923184]; GO_process: GO:0007124 - pseudohyphal growth [Evidence IMP] [PMID 24603354]; GO_process: GO:0032880 - regulation of protein localization [Evidence IMP] [PMID 10085294]): MLRVILEKALSDDASHENLDKYLPDIREIIVTLLQKLKQKQALIRASGSSVGSAPSIPLPTYHHNSTSHPQPPTHGRYQQTHQGPGPQPQQQSQPHSHQHANPGPPPSPRLQMQGQMSQISAPMKYPTRSESLSSPASPLASTMLPPRHNSVGGHSGAGPRTSSAPDSVKLGGGVPGFQARPPPPPPGGPNGPNGPGPVPGPGGIHIKKNNSRSNLSNISITASNAPRSDYQRGPPSSSPRKESSNPLATLQRSEALERRASRRFSAYQFAKLTNGPQAAREAVPEMPPLPSDKRSSLLPTTSSHSSSMADYTLSTSVVDKTNDQQHLAATIKDTTPSGELAAQKESPSTQSRISSSPQVNGSQEQFPGTIPVFLQIGHKVKKAMVDPSDITIASLRLQFIEKFAYSPGSEAFPDIYIQDPKSGIRYELDETSLDEVKKGSVLVSLNIKEMDEVKKHFSEGLAKLAETVNNLHSKIDDNTSAINQLKETKVNSIATTSSQTQSRSETPMSTRPTSKISLKQVEAIRKDVAVLRQVSASSLGGLKDELAGILTKAKALQNTSFLIQQSGSSRAFMEQCHKKLSAESDSLLTNVDDLQDVIEALRKDVAQRGVRHTPRQLETVAKELAVAKEDLEKMTEYITNERPSWKKIWERELDVVCEEQQFFKLQEELVADLRDDLSKAEETFKLVEMCSQEQSKVSGGRRPTQPTILSAPVDGIVHVKDAVLSEVSALQPNHEQRVEAIERAEKMRRKELELRSKGGEFEEELEEFVGENKLKKSGGVEETERRLKLREQKMLEEQRKNDAEAKLIRDQERERRKLERQKERGKREPIPEDDVPLDAVDTANPVVEPEVNTTPPEEHEVVTNATAEHASEPVEASVESLD; the protein is encoded by the coding sequence ATGCTACGGGTGATCTTAGAAAAAGCTCTGTCTGATGATGCTTCACATGAGAACCTTGACAAGTATCTCCCCGATATCAGAGAGATCATTGTCACTTTGTTGCAGAAACTTAAACAAAAGCAGGCTCTAATTcgtgcttctggctctaGTGTAGGTTCTGCTCCATCAATTCCATTGCCAACGTATCACCATAACTCTACTTCGCATCCTCAACCCCCGACTCATGGGAGATACCAACAAACGCATCAGGGACCGGGCCCTCAACCTCAGCAACAATCGCAGCCCCATTCGCACCAGCATGCAAACCCAGGTCCACCACCTTCACCAAGGTTGCAAATGCAAGGGCAAATGTCGCAAATTTCTGCTCCTATGAAATATCCCACTCGATCGGAGTCTTTGTCGAGCCCAGCCTCTCCTTTGGCTTCCACTATGCTCCCTCCTAGACATAATAGTGTAGGAGGTCATAGCGGAGCTGGTCCTCGAACAAGTAGTGCTCCTGATTCTGTAAAGTTGGGAGGTGGTGTACCTGGTTTTCAGGCTcgacctcctccacctcctcctggTGGTCCCAATGGACCTAATGGTCCCGGGCCAGTCCCGGGTCCCGGGGGGATtcatatcaagaaaaacaacTCGAGGTCAAACTTGTCTAATATTTCAATCACTGCGTCTAACGCACCGAGATCGGATTATCAGCGTGGGCCCCCTTCGTCATCGCCTCGTAAAGAATCTAGCAACCCTTTGGCAACCCTTCAACGGAGTGAAGCCCTTGAAAGACGTGCATCCAGACGGTTTTCGGCTTATCAATTTGCAAAATTAACCAACGGACCCCAAGCAGCTAGAGAGGCTGTCCCTGAAATGCCTCCTTTACCATCTGATAAACGATCTTCTCTACTGCCTACAACTTCATCTCACTCGAGTTCTATGGCCGATTACACTCTTTCAACCAGCGTAGTCGATAAAACCAATGATCAGCAACATTTGGCAGCAACAATCAAGGATACTACTCCATCTGGAGAATTGGCGGCACAAAAGGAATCACCATCAACTCAGTCTAGAATTTCTTCCAGTCCACAAGTGAATGGATCTCAGGAACAATTCCCCGGTACCATCCCAGTATTTCTCCAAATTGGTCACAAAGTGAAAAAAGCAATGGTCGATCCATCTGACATAACTATCGCTTCGCTACGTCTCCAATTTATTGAGAAATTTGCATATTCTCCAGGTTCTGAAGCATTCCCTGATATCTATATCCAAGATCCTAAATCAGGTATTAGATATGAACTTGACGAAACTTCTTTGGATGAGGTAAAGAAAGGAAGTGTTTTAGTATCGCTCAACATTAAAGAGATGGATGAGGTCAAGAAGCATTTCAGTGAGGGTTTGGCGAAGTTGGCAGAAACCGTGAACAACTTGCATTCGAAAATTGATGATAACACAAGCGCTATAAATCAACTCAAAGAGACTAAAGTAAACTCTATTGCCACAACATCTTCTCAAACACAATCCAGATCTGAAACTCCCATGTCGACGAGACCAACTTCTAAGATTAGTCTCAAACAAGTAGAAGCTATTAGAAAGGATGTGGCTGTCCTGAGGCAAGTATCAGCAAGTTCTCTTGGCGGTTTGAAGGATGAGCTTGCCGGTATCTTAACAAAAGCCAAAGCATTACAGAATACTTCGTTTCTTATTCAGCAATCTGGTTCAAGTAGAGCATTCATGGAGCAATGCCACAAGAAGCTGTCAGCTGAGTCTGACAGCCTTTTAACAAACGTGGATGATCTGCAGGATGTTATTGAAGCGCTTCGGAAGGATGTGGCTCAGCGAGGTGTACGACACACTCCTCGTCAACTTGAAACAGTTGCTAAGGAACTTGCTGTTGCCAAAGAAGATTTGGAGAAAATGACCGAGTACATTACCAATGAGCGCCCTAGCTGGAAGAAGATTTGGGAACGGGAGTTGGACGTAGTCTGTGAAGAACAACAGTTCTTTAAATTACAGGAGGAGCTTGTGGCTGATTTGAGAGATGATCTCAGTAAGGCCGAAGAAACATTCAAGCTAGTCGAAATGTGCTCTCAGGAGCAGTCAAAAGTATCAGGCGGTAGAAGACCCACTCAGCCCACTATATTATCTGCCCCTGTTGATGGAATTGTTCATGTGAAAGATGCTGTTCTTTCCGAGGTGTCTGCCCTTCAACCCAATCATGAACAACGTGTTGAGGCTATTGAAAGGGCTGAAAAGATGCGCAGAAAAGAACTTGAGTTGAGAAGCAAAGGAGGCGAGTTTGAAGAGGAACTTGAAGAGTTTGTTGGAGAAAACAAGCTTAAGAAAAGTGGAGGTGTTGAAGAGACTGAACGCAGATTAAAGCTGCGAGAGCAGAAAATGCTCGAAGAACAGCGAAAGAATGATGCGGAAGCTAAGTTAATTCGTGACCAAGAACGCGAGCGCCGAAAGTTGGAAAGACAGAAAGAGCGTGGTAAACGAGAGCCGATTCCTGAAGATGATGTTCCTCTGGATGCAGTCGACACTGCCAATCCAGTTGTTGAGCCTGAAGTCAACACAACCCCTCCTGAAGAGCATGAGGTCGTTACCAATGCGACTGCAGAACATGCGTCAGAACCCGTTGAGGCTTCCGTAGAAAGTTTAGATTGA
- the EST2 gene encoding Est2p (Reverse transcriptase subunit of the telomerase holoenzyme; essential for telomerase core catalytic activity, involved in other aspects of telomerase assembly and function; mutations in human homolog are associated with aplastic anemia; GO_component: GO:0005694 - chromosome [Evidence IEA]; GO_component: GO:0000781 - chromosome, telomeric region [Evidence IEA,IEA]; GO_component: GO:0005730 - nucleolus [Evidence IDA] [PMID 12101098]; GO_component: GO:0005634 - nucleus [Evidence IEA,IEA,IEA]; GO_component: GO:0005634 - nucleus [Evidence IDA] [PMID 12101098]; GO_component: GO:0000333 - telomerase catalytic core complex [Evidence IDA,IPI] [PMID 15813705]; GO_component: GO:0005697 - telomerase holoenzyme complex [Evidence IDA,IPI] [PMID 10898986]; GO_function: GO:0003677 - DNA binding [Evidence IEA,IEA]; GO_function: GO:0003723 - RNA binding [Evidence IEA]; GO_function: GO:0003964 - RNA-directed DNA polymerase activity [Evidence IEA,IEA,IEA]; GO_function: GO:0046872 - metal ion binding [Evidence IEA]; GO_function: GO:0016779 - nucleotidyltransferase activity [Evidence IEA]; GO_function: GO:0003720 - telomerase activity [Evidence IDA] [PMID 15813705]; GO_function: GO:0042162 - telomeric DNA binding [Evidence IDA] [PMID 17656141]; GO_function: GO:0003721 - telomeric template RNA reverse transcriptase activity [Evidence IEA]; GO_function: GO:0003721 - telomeric template RNA reverse transcriptase activity [Evidence TAS] [PMID 11884619]; GO_function: GO:0016740 - transferase activity [Evidence IEA]; GO_process: GO:0006278 - RNA-dependent DNA replication [Evidence IEA]; GO_process: GO:0001302 - replicative cell aging [Evidence IGI] [PMID 18627461]; GO_process: GO:0007004 - telomere maintenance via telomerase [Evidence IDA,IMP] [PMID 15813705]; GO_process: GO:0007004 - telomere maintenance via telomerase [Evidence IMP] [PMID 8978029]) — translation MSSGELTALSQVYKSVTPLDQFLETFLDPGQIDELYKPTIGNCDFRKFLESVYVGVDFELNADSPPSYPTSIHAQRFRERYLSYKELISFATRNAYQQSLQYTRTLDISESWKGTFSNVLSHGVTSTLKLSYDYPNATAMMFMQHEWRLLYSRLDSAWLYYLLTQCSLFYYLEHCESYIQLTGVNVIYKLRDTLRSDGVGKRSSDGDVGAQRPKKKAKTAGESISLVSNPLQSISTAHVLKQGSSRKKPIRTMLTKASKVFISKESCLYGPTPKNDVCFGFKRNFCLNRVPFREPGLDTQSPVKSSSDRSLSFHVRYLLALIFPSQYGLEGISKLTGPSETNKWQKLNWKAETLRINNLVQTHLESKKRHKTRLLKTNATGKPVTPSIAHILQSSLSRHRHLPYAVFMDESFRIEHLKTAGTIDATKVEIEGSNSSALSVPYHRVSKFIILVINYLFPKETFGSDYNWSLLYKKIGQYVRQRTSEKLSLLVYFEGFRIKDIPWLAPANGTGATSLARPDFEKRQDLFLEFLLWTFDSLIPNLVKANFYVSEISGQTSVSYYRQDVWKIIYHKTVTRYIQEKLHCAPSDAHIQVAHRPYTGYSGLRIVPKPTGFRVIITLGKAPTEGTAVLKSVNSYLSILKKVLDSSRILYHKTLPSHLSNPNEMFERLASFYKNCESPMKDNSSFYFVKADITRCFDTIPVSKAFEIAKSIIKGEHFWLQKVQSYNLRIKGRYKYREELIARDLSAPMSFQANVSNAYCRKSSARSRILVDRGGDETVPGQKMVDLLEQHLNRCVVRLEENNYWLREGIPQGSCISSLLCDLVYDAFVQKCLPYNEKTSIMFRYVDDFLFVSRAKGEAERFLGLMVKGFSEFGVSINPRKTITNFESALPTEVMRTGHFPFLSHQIDCYTLRPVNKRDFIRQTLVKTPLYRMPKSNISVLTEKIMRIINFRVNAKIIKELQISRLLRKYISNVCSNIASTVLTYDRICLQRLSAKQSSKPIASLLLDVVVRISSVVGESASSENRHGKNFTELEILKSCLQGFNKVFRNKPRYASILDDLYRTLKI, via the coding sequence ATGAGTTCGGGTGAACTCACAGCCCTATCGCAGGTTTACAAATCAGTAACACCTCTGGATCAATTCTTGGAAACGTTTTTGGACCCAGGTCAAATTGACGAACTTTATAAACCCACCATTGGCAATTGTGACTTTCGAAAGTTTCTCGAATCAGTTTATGTTGGGGTCGACTTTGAACTAAATGCAGATAGTCCTCCAAGCTATCCAACATCGATTCATGCACAAAGATTTCGCGAACGATATCTTTCATACAAGGAGCTGATATCCTTCGCTACAAGAAATGCGTATCAACAATCTCTCCAATATACTAGAACCTTGGACATATCCGAGAGTTGGAAGGGAACTTTTTCCAATGTTCTGAGCCATGGTGTTACTTCGACGTTAAAGCTTAGCTACGACTATCCCAATGCTACTGCGATGATGTTCATGCAACACGAGTGGAGACTATTGTATTCACGACTGGATTCTGCTTGGCTATACTATCTTTTAACTCAGTGCTCTTTATTTTACTATCTAGAACACTGCGAGTCGTATATTCAATTAACGGGTGTTAATGTTATATACAAACTGCGCGATACTTTGCGCAGTGATGGTGTGGGCAAGCGGTCCTCTGATGGGGATGTAGGTGCTCAGCGAcccaagaagaaagcaAAGACTGCCGGCGAATCTATCTCACTAGTATCCAACCCTCTTCAATCTATAAGCACTGCACATGTCTTGAAACAAGGCAGCAGTAGAAAAAAACCTATCAGAACAATGCTTACTAAAGCATCAAAAGTATTCATATCGAAAGAAAGTTGTTTGTACGGTCCAACTCCAAAAAACGATGTTTGTTTTGGATTCAAGAGGAACTTTTGTCTTAATCGTGTTCCATTTCGTGAACCCGGGCTAGATACCCAAAGCCCTGTGAAGTCATCATCTGATCGCTCGCTTTCTTTTCACGTTCGTTATCTACTTGCTTTAATATTTCCCTCTCAGTATGGATTGGAAGGCATTTCAAAACTAACGGGTCCTTCAGAGACTAACAAATGGCAAAAGCTAAATTGGAAAGCAGAGACACTCCGGATAAACAATCTTGTTCAAACCCACCTGGAATCCAAAAAACGGCATAAAACTAGACTGTTGAAGACGAATGCTACGGGGAAGCCGGTAACTCCATCAATTGCTCATATTCTTCAGTCGTCCTTGTCCAGACACCGCCACCTTCCATATGCTGTGTTTATGGATGAATCATTTCGCATTGAACATCTGAAAACGGCCGGTACTATAGACGCTACTAAAGTAGAAATCGAAGGCTCGAACAGCTCAGCATTGTCAGTTCCATATCACCGAGTATCCAAGTTCATAATTCTTGTTATCAATTACCTATTCCCAAAAGAGACTTTTGGTTCAGACTACAACTGGTCACTGCTGTATAAGAAAATAGGGCAATACGTCCGGCAAAGAACTTCTGAGAAGCTATCACTTTTAGTTTATTTTGAAGGGTTCCGAATCAAAGATATCCCTTGGTTAGCGCCCGCAAATGGCACAGGTGCGACAAGTTTAGCGAGGcctgattttgaaaagagGCAGGATCTCTTTCTGGAGTTTCTGTTATGGACATTCGATTCATTGATACCTAATCTCGTCAAAGCAAATTTCTACGTATCCGAGATTAGTGGCCAAACTTCGGTCTCCTACTACAGGCAGGATGTATGGAAGATCATATATCATAAGACTGTCACAAGGTACATCCAGGAGAAACTCCATTGTGCTCCGAGTGACGCTCATATTCAGGTTGCTCACAGACCATATACTGGGTATTCTGGCTTGAGAATTGTCCCAAAACCAACGGGATTTCGTGTGATAATCACCCTTGGCAAAGCTCCTACGGAAGGTACGGCGGTTCTTAAAAGTGTCAATAGCTATCTATCTATTCTCAAAAAGGTCCTTGATTCCTCAAGGATTCTTTATCATAAGACCCTTCCCAGCCACTTGTCAAATCCAAATGAGATGTTTGAAAGATTAGCGTCTTTTTACAAGAACTGCGAGAGTCCCATGAAGGATAATAGCTCATTCTACTTTGTCAAAGCTGATATCACCAGATGCTTCGATACTATTCCTGTAAGCAAAGCCTTTGAAATCGCTAAGAGCATTATTAAAGGAGAACATTTTTGGCTCCAAAAGGTCCAATCTTACAACCTTCGCATCAAAGGAAGATACAAATACAGAGAAGAACTGATTGCAAGAGATCTAAGTGCCCCAATGTCTTTTCAAGCAAATGTTTCTAACGCATATTGCCGTAAGAGTAGTGCTAGAAGCCGCATTTTAGTAGATCGTGGCGGCGATGAGACTGTACCAGGTCAAAAGATGGTTGATTTACTCGAACAGCATCTTAATAGATGTGTCGTTAGACTTGAGGAGAATAATTACTGGTTACGTGAGGGCATTCCTCAAGGATCGTGTATTTCATCACTTCTTTGCGACCTGGTCTATGATGCTTTTGTACAGAAATGCCTTCCATATAATGAGAAGACTAGCATCATGTTCAGATATGTTGATGATTTCTTATTTGTTTCTAGAGCGAAAGGCGAAGCAGAACGATTTCTTGGCTTAATGGTGAAAGGTTTCTCTGAGTTCGGTGTCAGTATTAATCCTAGGAAAACTATAACCAACTTTGAATCGGCTTTACCTACAGAAGTAATGCGAACCGGACATTTTCCATTTCTGTCACACCAAATTGACTGTTATACGTTGCGCCCTGTAAACAAACGGGACTTCATCAGACAGACATTAGTCAAAACTCCTCTTTATCGTATGCCGAAAAGTAATATCTCGGTTCTTACTGAAAAGATCATGCGCATCATAAATTTCAGGGTGAATGCTAAGATTATCAAGGAGCTTCAAATATCTCGGCTGTTACGCAAGTACATAAGCAATGTTTGTAGCAATATTGCGAGTACAGTTCTCACCTATGATCGTATTTGCCTACAGCGTCTTTCGGCTAAACAAAGCTCAAAACCGATTGCTAGTCTGTTGCTCGATGTTGTCGTACGCATATCATCTGTAGTCGGGGAGAGTGCTTCAAGTGAAAATAGGCATGGAAAGAACTTTACAGAGCTGGAGATTCTGAAGTCCTGTCTTCAAGGCTTCAACAAAGTTTTCAGAAACAAGCCGAGATACGCAAGTATCCTCGACGATCTCTACCGTACTCTCAAAATCTAG